AGGTTTGACCCAGCACGGCACGATTTTTCGGATCCGCCCCAGCAGCGACAATTACGAAGTGCTGCACCGCTTCCGCGGGGGGCCGGTCGATGGATCACTCCCCTCTGCGAACGCAGGCTTGGTCGAGGGCAAGGATGGGGCGCTCTACGGAGTGACTTACAGCGGAGGAGTATCCAATCTCGGAACCGTTTACCGCCTGGCCAAGGGCGGTGGACCGGTGTCCATCCTTACGCATTTCACGGGCAACACGAGAGCCGGAGCTCAGCCCTATGGTGGGCTGACGATCGCTCGGGACGGTTTGATCTATGGCACGACGCATAGCGGCGCGGCCGGATGCGGAGCTTTGTTTGTGCTGGGGCCGGAAGCCACGCTGGCGTTTTCGCCACCGTCAAACGTCAGGTTGCTTGGACCGAACGGTCGGCGATTCTCCCTGCAGACCTCGGAAGATTTATCGAATCCGAACGGTTGGCGCTCCCTGAGCGAACTCACCATCATTGAGGGAGTCGCCCTTTACTCGGACCCCGCGGCGAACGGTATCTCCCAGCGATTCTATCGCGCCGTGTGGAAACCGTGAGAAGCAGGGCGGGTCGCAAAGAAGAGCGACTCGCCAATTACTTACGCTTGCATGGTTGGGAAACGCGGACGATCAAGTCGCCGCCATGCGGGGCAGCCAGGAAACTCCTGACCGCGCAACCCGGATGAAGTTTCCCGGGTCGATCCGGTTTCAGTTTTCGCCCAGCAAACGTTCAAGACCATTCACGAGCCGGTCGAAAGCTTCGCCCGCTTCCCTTGTTTCGAGCGCGCCGTAAGCCACTCTGAGCGCGCACTCTTTCTCCAGTCCGAACGCGCTTCCCGGAATCACCGCCACCCCCGCCTGCTCGACGAGCCGCTCCACGCAAGCCATGGAGGAACGGGTGCCAGGAAGCCGGACCATCACATAAAATGCCCCTTCGGGTTCGTTGAATTCCAGCTTCCCCTCCAGCCGCCGCAGCTTCTGCCGTAAAAGCGATCGATTCCCGGCAATCATCTGTGAACGCGCCTCGCAGTACGCTCGTCCCGCCCGCAGCGCCCCGAGGGCGGCCAACTGCGACACCGCCGGCGCGCAAATGAGCAGGGTATCCTGAATCTTTCGCACAGGTTCAAGCAGATCCGCGGGCATGGTCATGAATCCAATGCGCCAACTCGCGAAGCCATACGCTTTGGAAAGGGAATAGAGCGAAATCGTGTGATCCTCTGCCCCTTCGAATCCCCCCGGGGAAACCACCTTCATGCCATCCCAGGCGAAATACTCGTAGGCCTCGTCGTGGATATGGAACAACCCCTTCTCCCGACAGAGTTCATTCACCGCACGCAATTCCTCCTCGCGGTACACCGCACCCGTGGGATTGTTCGGGGAAACGGTCACGATGGCCCGCGTCTTCGGAGTGACCAGAGCTCGCAGGCGATCCGGCAGCAAGTGATAATCCGGTCCCGTGGGCGCGAGCACCGGACGCGCATGGGCCATGACAATAGCCATCTCGTGGTTGAAGTAGTAAGGAAGTGGAAGGATGACTTCATCGCCCTCGTCCGCCACCGCCAGAATGGCGTTGTAAAACGCAAGGTTTCCTCCCGCGGTCACCACCAACCGGCTCCGTTTCCCGGTTTCAAGGCCGTTTTCATGGCGCAATTTGGCCGCCCACGCGTCCACCAACGCGGGCATGCCCGTCACCGGTTTGTATTTATGGATGTCTGGAGCGAGCAACCCCTCCCGCATCGCCGCTTCCGCTTCAGGCGGAGGCCCGTAGTAAACCACGCCTTGCCCAAGTGAAATGGTGCCAGGATGACGCCGAATCAGATCCGCCACCACCGGAATGACCGGTGTCTGCACGCGGCTCATCCGAGGGGAGCGGCCGCGCTCGTCGCCGAGTTCACTCATGGGAAAGGATTCGGAAGAGCGGAAGCCAGCTTTGGTCCGGCAAAGCCCGTCAAGGAGATCGCCCCTTGGTATTCGAGGGGTTCGGCGCAGCGGGGGGCTTGTTGGTGCCCGCCGCTGCGGGATTCGGTGTCCAGGTGATCCCAAAATGGTTGACCAATTGTCGCGCCGTATCGTTCGTGGCCGACATTTGCACCAAGTCGCGAGAGAAAAGCTCCAGACGGGGTTCGATCTGGCTTTGAAGCAGACGAGCCTCCGGCAGCATGGCCACCTGCCGCTTTTGCGCTTGAAGCATTTCGCCGCGCTGCCCAATCAGATTCAACGTTTGCAGGACATTGGCAACGAGCAGCGAAATGAGAACTGCCATCAAACCGAGGAATGGGGTCGCGGGCGTCTCGTGGCCGTGGGAGGCGTGGGAAGTCGGTTCCATGAGGGCAGGTGAGATCAGCGCCGGGAGGGCGCGTTGGTGGGATCCGCCAGAATGAATTTGTGCTGAATCAACAACCGCTTCAAGGAAGGATCGCGCTCCGCTCCCCGCATCGTCTGGCCCACAAGATTGTTCATCGTGTTTTGGACCGATTGCGCCCTTTGAATTTCCGTTTGCGACTCGGCGAGTTGCCGGTTCAACCTGCCGTTCAGCGTCGCCAGAATCAGGTTGCTGAACACCACGGCGGCGCAGGCGACTCCCAAAACGTTGAAGAGATTGGTTTGTTTACGCGACATCATGTCCAGAGGCGAACGATTGTTTGGTGCGAACAGCGCGGCCTAGTTTAGGGGTGATGCCCGCGCGCCGTCACGCCCCATTTCCGCGCTTGAATTCCAAGGCTCCTTGGCCTGAACTGAAGCCCGCGCTTGGGCTCACCTATACCAAACCCAGTGGAGGCGTTTGTTTCGGGCTTCACTGCCTTCTTTGTACGATTCCCGATCGGCGTGGTCCTCATGATGACCGCCTTCGCCGCGTACTGTCGTTGGGATGGGCTCCAGGGACGTTGTTCTTGGTCTTCGCCTGGGCCGAACACGGCTTTTGGGTTTTGGCAGGGTTGATTTCCCTCTGCCTGATGCTGCTCTTTTTCTACCTGTTCGTTCAGGACATCAACGCGTTCGGCAGTTTGGGAGCCATGGTGCTGAGCGCGGCGATTTACTACATCCCGATAGGTCTCGAGGAAAAAACATGGGCCCGGGGCATTGCCATCAACGGCGCCATCCTGACCGTGCTCTGGCTCGCCCCCGTATGATGGGAGCGCAGAGCGCTCGCCGCGTTGGAACGAGCGGATCAAATCCACGAGGAATAGGTCACTCCCATCGGAGCCTTTCCGTCCAAACAGACCTTCGCATCATTCGCCGCGTCAGCCTTTCATCGACGCCCCCACGAAGGTGTAATCGTAAGGTTTTCGCATCGCGCGCGCCATCCACACGTTGGATTCCTTGGCGCCCTCGCCCACAAACCGTTCCTTGCCGGGATCCCACTGCAGTTTCCGTCCTGAACGCAAAGCGATGACGATCAAGTGTCCGACCACCGCCGACCGATGTCCCGCCTCGACCGATGCAATCGGTGTCTTGCGAGAGCGAACGCACTCGAAGAAATTGGCCATGTGATCCTGGCTGATTTCCAGCCGAGCCGCCGTGCTCGGCAACGGGGTCTCGATGATCTCGTCCCGGCTCGCTCGTAAATCCGAACGATTCACCCAAATCCAACCGTCGGTGCCGACGAATCTCAGACCGTTGCGCTGTCCATCGGGCTTGATGATGCCGCCAAAAGGCGTGTCATCAGGCGTCGTCCTCACCATTTGAGTAACCCCATGGGCCCAGCCCAAGGTGGCTTCGAATTCCGTCGGAGTGGTGTAGCCCGACGGCAGGGACGGAGTCGTCACGCGCGCTTCGATGCTGAGCGGACCGTCCTGACCAATCGCCCAGAGCGCAATGTCATTGTGATGCGCGCCCCAATCCGTGACGGGTCCACCCGCGTAATCCCACCACCAGCGAAAGGTGCTATGGCAGCGTTCTTTGAAGTAAGGGGCCTGCGGAGCCTGCCCCAGCCAAAAGTCGTAATTGAAATGGGCCGGCGGGGTCTGCTGAACAAAGGGACCCGCGCGAATTCCGGCGGGGACAAAGACATGAACCTCCTTCAACCTGCCCAGTCGGCCATTCCTGACCAACTCGCAAGCGAGCCGGAACTTCTTGTCGCTCCGCTGTTGAGTGCCGGTTTGAAAGACCACGCCGTTTCGTCGAACGGCACGGACCAGCCGCTTTCCTTCGTCGATGGTCAAGGTCAGGGGCTTTTCTCCATAAACATCTTTCTTGGCAAGTGCGCCGCCCAAATTGACCAGGGTGTGCCAATGATCGGGGGTGGCCTGCACCACGATATGAATGTCGTCGCGCTCCAACGCCTTCCGGAAATCCTCGTAGAGGGCGGGTTTCTTCCCATCGACCGCGAACGGTTTCGCCGCCGCTTCCGCGTGCTCGCGGTCCACATCACAAATCGCGAGGATTTCGCCGAAACGACTCGCGTTCTTGGCGTCCGCCCGCCCCATGCCTCCACACCCCACCACGGCAATGCCTGGACGGTCGTTGGGTGAGAGTCGGCGTGGAGCGGGGGCCGCCGCCAGGTCCTGCTCAATAAACCAGCGAGGCAGCCCGGTCGCCGCCGAAACCGCGGCGCAGGTGGAGAAAAATCGACGGCGCGAAATCTGAAAGGGCGTTTGCATCAACGAAGCAAACGCCGGTGAGCCTTCGCGGTCAAGCGCCGGACGGCACGTTCAACGGCGGCGGCGAATCCGTGCCTGTGCTAATCCAAGCTCCGAGGCCGATTCACGCCTCCACCAGAACATCATCCCCACCAGCGCCAATCCCCCAACCCAGCCGGAATGGCCGTCCGGCACCGACGCGGGCGATGCCTCAAGTCGGAACATGGTCGAAATCAACTTCGATGTCCGAAGCCGGATGAAGCGGGTCAATCTGATTAAGATTCACCAGCCGAATGCCCAGGTGTTGCCCCGCCAGCACGGTCGTTCCAGTCGTAAAAGAGACCGTGCTCGTTCGCCACTGTCCGTTGGGAATCGCCCCGGCCAAACTGTTGTTGTCGGAGGCCAATACCGTTCCTCCCGCCATGAGATCCACCCGATAACCCGGGAAACCTTCCAGGTTGAAAAACACTCCGGTACGCGATCTGGCCGAGTCGATATTCCCAATCTCGACCTGAAGGGTATAGGTCGTTTCCGGCTCCAACATGCTGGCCAGCGTCTGGACGAATCCATACTCTGATTGGCCGCCGGTGGAGGCAAAATTGAACGCGATGCCTACCCGCTGGCCATGCGCCGCGCCATGATCGAACCCCTCATATACCCCCGGGTTTCCGATGGGATCCAGTTCTGGAAACAGGGTCCCAATGTAGTAATTGGGTCCATCGCCAGAACTCGTGATATTGGCCGGGTCGTAAAGATTCCACCCGTTGAGCGCGCCAAAGGTGAATTCGTGAATGACGAACTCGCCGGAGATATCCTCAAAACTTGGATTCACCACTGGAACAGAGGCCCCCAACAGCGCGCTCGCGCCCAGGGGCAGCAAACTCGCGATCAGAAACCGGTGATGGGTCAATTTCTTGGAGCTGGAAGCACAGCGATTCATAGCGACTCGGCTCTGAAGCATCTGTCATGCCGAACCTCGCTCGCCACCACGCTACCGTGAGGCCAGCTTGGCCAACCCTGTGGAATTGGTTTCCTCACCAGCCATGCTCATTTTGGGGAGCGCGGCTGTGTCGAAGACCAGCCGCAGCGCGCGGACAGATCGGAAGATTCCAGATTTTTCAACGTGCTGCGGCTGGTCGAAAGACGACCAGCCGCGCTCCGGGGCAAAATGAGAACTCCTGTTTCTGCACAGTAACTCATTGAATCCTAATCCCCACAATGCCACCTTCCAACGCATCCCGATGCTATGAAATGCCGAATTCTCCTGGCCCTAGGGGCCTTCTGCGGCTGCGTGATTCTCAGAGGTCAGATCATGATTTCTGCGAATGAGAACAAAATCGACTTGACCAGCGGCGGACCGAAAGTGGTCCATAATCCGCGTCCCGACTCGCTCACCTTTCTCGATTTCTCGGTTTTCCCTCCCCGCGTGCAACATCTCGAAGGGGTCGAGAACTCGGTCCTGGGCCCGCCGTCCAATGTCGCCATCAGCCCTGACGGACGCCTCGCCCTCATCGCCAATTCGATCCGTGTCCCCTTCCCCGGAGCGACGAATTGGGTCCCCGAAAACTCCATCCATATCCTCGATTTGACGTCGCGCCCCCCTGCCCTCGCCGGCCGCGTCAACGTCGAGGCCCAGCCTTCAGGCATCTCGTTTACTCCGAACGGACGCCAGGCCCTGGTGGCCAATCGCGCCGCCGGCACGGTCTCGCTCCTCCATGTGGACGGCCTCAAAGTTCGCCATGAGGGTTCCGTCAAAGTCTGCGAGCCCATCGAAGCGGTTTCGGACGTGGCCGTGAGTCCCGACGGACGTCTCGCCCTGGCGAGCGCGCAAAAAGGAGGCTTCCTGGCGGTGCTGCGAATCGAACCCGGTCATCTGCATTTCACCGGACGAAAAATTTCGGTCAGCGGCCAACCCTACCGGTGCCTCATCACCCCGGATGGACAACTGGGATTGGTAGCCGGAGGAGGAGCAGGCAATGCTCGCGACTTGGACGCGTTGAGCATCGTGGATCTCACCGGCGCCTCACCGCAAACCGTGGCTTATGTGCCTTTGGGGGCTTCCCCGGAGTCCATTGAGTTGAGTCCGGACGGAAAACACCTGGCCGCGGTGGTCATGGACGGTTCGAACCTGGCGCCGGGCGATCCGCACAAAACGAAGCAGGGCCAGCTCGTCATGCTCAGGCGGAAAAGCCAGCGGTTCGTCGAAACGCAACGAGTCCCGATCGTCCCGATTCCGGAAGGGGTGGCCTTCACAGCGGACGGCAGATTCTTGGTGGTGCAAGGCCACCCTGACCGCGTCTTGCAGGTATTCGCCGTCAAATCCGGGCGCGTCTCGGATACCGGCCATCGTATTCCCGTTCCGGGCATGCCTTCCGCGTTGCGCGCGTGGGTGCCCGCTCGGAGATAAGCACACATCGGGAACCCATGCGTGCGACACCTCAGTCCGGCGCCATCCGTCGCAGCCAGCTGATCTGGATTTCCGCGGGTTGTGAATCACCACGCGTAAGATCGACCGTCCCAAGAGCAGACTCAGAAACGAAATGGATCCCAGGATGAAAACCGCCCCTCCCTCAACCCATTGTGACGACACCCGTCGTGGACGTCGTACTTTTCTCAAGCAGGCCTTTATGGCGGCGGGACTCGCCGCGATAAGCCAACCCACAGGCCAGGCCCAAACTCGGTCTCAGTCCGCCCCCCCGAAGGATCCCTATGCCGGAGGGCCAAGGATCACCCAAGGCCAGCCTCCGCGGCTCAAAACGAAATTGAGGATTACCAAGCTCGAAACGTTTCTGGTCAAGCCGCGCTGGCTCTTCCTGAAGATCCACACCGACGCCGGCATCGTGGGGCTGGGCGAGCCCATCACGGAAGGGCGAGCGCGCACCTGCGCGATGGCCGTGGAGGAAGCCTCGCACTACTTGATCGGCAAGGATCCCCGCAACGTCATTCACCACTGGCAGGCAATTTACCGGCATGCCTTCTATCGCGGCGGCCCCATCCTTACGAGCGCGCTCAGCGGCATCGAACAGGCCCTTTGGGATATCAAAGGGAAATTCATGGGGGTGCCGGTTTACGAACTCCTGGGTGGCCCCACGCGGGACCGAGTCCGTGTTTATGCCCATGCCGGCAGCCCGCAATCGTTGAAAACGCGGAAGGCCGAGGGGTTCACCGCCTTCAAAACCGGGATCAAAAACTCGACCCGCTCGGGCATCGTCACCCACCCGCGCTTCATCGAGGAAGCTTCCCAGGCATTCGGCGAATTGCGCGAGGCGGGAGGGAAGGATGTGGACATCGGGATCGACTTCCATGGCGCCATCAGCCCGCAGAATGCCAAGCTCCTCATCAAGGCCCTGGAACCGATGCAGCCGATGTTTATCGAGGAACCCGTGCAATGCCAAAATGTCGATGCCATGGCCGACATCGCCCGCGGAACTCACCTCCCGATCGCCACCGGAGAGCGCATTTTCACGAAATGGGGATTCCGCGAAATCTTGGAGAAACAAGCGGCGTCCATCTTGCAGCCCGATCTCTGCCACGCCGGGGGGATCTTCGAAGGCCGCCTGATCGCCGGCATGGCGGAGGCCTACTACGCCGCCATCGCACCCCATAATCCCCTGGGCCCCATCTCCCTTGCCTGCGGACTTCAACTGGCCGCATCCGTCCCCAATTTCCTTTGCCAGGAGCAGGTTTCGCTCGGCGAAGGCTACCTGAAGAAACCCTTCAAGATTGAAAAAGGGTTCGTCGAAATCCCCGAAGGACCCGGCCTAGGCATCGAACTCGACGACAACCAAATTGAGGGCAAACTCAACCACGACTGGCGCAATCCGGAAACCTACGACCCTGCGGACGGCTCCGTCGTGGATTGGTGACCCGCTTTCATCCTCCGGCCACAATTCTCACGATTTCCATCCGATCCCCGGACCCCAATGGGCGTTGAGCGAATTCAGAAGGAGAGACGGGCTCGCCATTGAGCTCCACCACCACGCTGCGCGGAAGCAGTGCCTGCTGCACCAGAAAATCGTGCAGAGTGCAGGGCAGGTTCACCTGTTTGCGCTGCCCGTTGGCGATGACCCAGCCTTCCGTGGTTTCCATTGGCCGTTCGTCCATGAGGGTTGGATCGAGGTTCACCTCGCGCTGACGTGCGGAGCGCCCAGCGTTCGCCAGCGTTGAACCTCGTCCCACCGGTTCAGTCGGCACCGAAAAAAACGCAAAAGCCAGCAGTCGGATCGAACTCGCATCCCGGCTAACCTTCGCCTCGCCTCCCACACGTGGCGCCAGTGTTTCACGGCGTCAAGCAACGCGTCCCCATAGGCCTTCTTGAGAAACGAAGTCCTTCGAATCAACAGGCATCCCGCCAGCGCTTCCAAGGCCAGCCCCAGGCATTGCACCGGCACGAACCAGAGCCACAGCCATTCCGTGTTTTTCGCCATGACCCAGAGTCCGTTCCGATTGGCGAAATAACGCTTCGTGTCGCTGGTGCGGAACTCGACGACGTTGCCGCCCCCGGCCGGATTCACATCGACCGCCCCTCGATGATGCATGCGGGCCGAGGGCGCGGCGATCGCCCGCCCACCCGCCACCCACAGCCGCATCGTCAAATCCAGCTCATCCGAGTACATGAAAAAGAGCTCATCGAACCCGCCCAGGCGCTCGAACCAATCCCTTCGTATGAGATAGCCGCACCCCTCCGGCATCAACACCTCCCGCACAGCTTCATGTTCCTCTCGCGTGCTCACCCAGCCAAACACGTCGAACCCCGCCGCGCCCAGGGATTGAAACCGGTCGTCGTGATAATCGAGCACTTTGGGCATCGCCGCCTGCGCCCGAAAGCGCTCCGCCTCTCCCACCAGCCG
The genomic region above belongs to Verrucomicrobiota bacterium and contains:
- a CDS encoding pyridoxal phosphate-dependent aminotransferase — translated: MSRVQTPVIPVVADLIRRHPGTISLGQGVVYYGPPPEAEAAMREGLLAPDIHKYKPVTGMPALVDAWAAKLRHENGLETGKRSRLVVTAGGNLAFYNAILAVADEGDEVILPLPYYFNHEMAIVMAHARPVLAPTGPDYHLLPDRLRALVTPKTRAIVTVSPNNPTGAVYREEELRAVNELCREKGLFHIHDEAYEYFAWDGMKVVSPGGFEGAEDHTISLYSLSKAYGFASWRIGFMTMPADLLEPVRKIQDTLLICAPAVSQLAALGALRAGRAYCEARSQMIAGNRSLLRQKLRRLEGKLEFNEPEGAFYVMVRLPGTRSSMACVERLVEQAGVAVIPGSAFGLEKECALRVAYGALETREAGEAFDRLVNGLERLLGEN
- a CDS encoding Gfo/Idh/MocA family oxidoreductase, with the translated sequence MQTPFQISRRRFFSTCAAVSAATGLPRWFIEQDLAAAPAPRRLSPNDRPGIAVVGCGGMGRADAKNASRFGEILAICDVDREHAEAAAKPFAVDGKKPALYEDFRKALERDDIHIVVQATPDHWHTLVNLGGALAKKDVYGEKPLTLTIDEGKRLVRAVRRNGVVFQTGTQQRSDKKFRLACELVRNGRLGRLKEVHVFVPAGIRAGPFVQQTPPAHFNYDFWLGQAPQAPYFKERCHSTFRWWWDYAGGPVTDWGAHHNDIALWAIGQDGPLSIEARVTTPSLPSGYTTPTEFEATLGWAHGVTQMVRTTPDDTPFGGIIKPDGQRNGLRFVGTDGWIWVNRSDLRASRDEIIETPLPSTAARLEISQDHMANFFECVRSRKTPIASVEAGHRSAVVGHLIVIALRSGRKLQWDPGKERFVGEGAKESNVWMARAMRKPYDYTFVGASMKG
- the dgoD gene encoding galactonate dehydratase, which encodes MAAGLAAISQPTGQAQTRSQSAPPKDPYAGGPRITQGQPPRLKTKLRITKLETFLVKPRWLFLKIHTDAGIVGLGEPITEGRARTCAMAVEEASHYLIGKDPRNVIHHWQAIYRHAFYRGGPILTSALSGIEQALWDIKGKFMGVPVYELLGGPTRDRVRVYAHAGSPQSLKTRKAEGFTAFKTGIKNSTRSGIVTHPRFIEEASQAFGELREAGGKDVDIGIDFHGAISPQNAKLLIKALEPMQPMFIEEPVQCQNVDAMADIARGTHLPIATGERIFTKWGFREILEKQAASILQPDLCHAGGIFEGRLIAGMAEAYYAAIAPHNPLGPISLACGLQLAASVPNFLCQEQVSLGEGYLKKPFKIEKGFVEIPEGPGLGIELDDNQIEGKLNHDWRNPETYDPADGSVVDW
- the thiS gene encoding sulfur carrier protein ThiS, whose amino-acid sequence is METTEGWVIANGQRKQVNLPCTLHDFLVQQALLPRSVVVELNGEPVSPSEFAQRPLGSGDRMEIVRIVAGG
- a CDS encoding glycosyltransferase family 2 protein, whose amino-acid sequence is MAGSPGPRGEGLVNEETVQARPWVSVVVLNYNGRAWIDRCLDSVRAQTCAGRVELIVADNASADGSDLMCERWVSGWKSSRFMRMGGNVGFCAGNNRAAAVARGEWLFFLNHDAWLEPECLERLVGEAERFRAQAAMPKVLDYHDDRFQSLGAAGFDVFGWVSTREEHEAVREVLMPEGCGYLIRRDWFERLGGFDELFFMYSDELDLTMRLWVAGGRAIAAPSARMHHRGAVDVNPAGGGNVVEFRTSDTKRYFANRNGLWVMAKNTEWLWLWFVPVQCLGLALEALAGCLLIRRTSFLKKAYGDALLDAVKHWRHVWEARRRLAGMRVRSDCWLLRFFRCRLNRWDEVQRWRTLGAPHVSAR